From the genome of Terriglobales bacterium, one region includes:
- a CDS encoding DUF1264 domain-containing protein → MKRTFLFAVLLFACFLLGVLVGSRRITAQPVAAASPAPEAPMARPSTGYDVHVVAPHLVDGKEHGPYHHYCKVYAPDPPQIVCLIYESTEPNAMLSQIEWIYAKSMTRNGMPLKTWNKNWHDHAVEIAGGRVKVLDLPDDQAKGVADLVATTDGLIYHFYWDGKLPNGKMSIAQAVGHKPMTMAEWKNYEKK, encoded by the coding sequence ATGAAACGCACCTTCCTCTTTGCAGTCCTGCTGTTCGCCTGTTTCCTGCTCGGCGTCCTGGTTGGCTCCCGCCGCATCACCGCGCAGCCTGTCGCCGCAGCCTCGCCCGCGCCCGAGGCACCCATGGCCCGTCCCTCGACCGGCTACGACGTCCACGTCGTGGCTCCCCACCTGGTGGATGGCAAGGAGCACGGTCCTTACCACCATTACTGCAAGGTGTACGCGCCCGACCCGCCGCAGATCGTGTGCCTCATCTACGAATCCACCGAGCCCAACGCCATGCTCTCCCAGATCGAGTGGATCTATGCCAAGTCGATGACGCGCAACGGCATGCCGCTGAAGACCTGGAACAAGAACTGGCACGACCACGCCGTCGAGATCGCCGGCGGCCGCGTGAAAGTGCTGGATCTGCCCGACGACCAGGCCAAGGGCGTGGCGGACCTGGTGGCCACGACCGACGGCCTGATCTATCACTTCTACTGGGACGGCAAGCTGCCCAACGGGAAGATGTCCATCGCCCAGGCCGTGGGCCACAAGCCCATGACCATGGCGGAATGGAAGAACTACGAGAAGAAGTGA
- a CDS encoding GatB/YqeY domain-containing protein — MGLSDQIQNDMTAALRARDERRLSCLRMVKTALKNKEVEKRGKLDDAEVQQVLATLIKQRKDSVEQFTKGGRADLAEKEQAEIGIIEGYLPKAAGEAEITAAVRAVMEEMGAASGSPPGMKDMGAVMKNVMGRFQAAGTRVEGKTVSEIVKRELGGK, encoded by the coding sequence ATGGGCCTCTCCGATCAGATCCAGAACGACATGACCGCGGCCCTGCGGGCGCGGGACGAGCGGCGGCTCTCCTGCCTGCGCATGGTGAAGACCGCGCTGAAGAACAAGGAAGTGGAGAAACGCGGCAAGCTCGACGACGCCGAGGTGCAGCAGGTGCTGGCTACGCTCATCAAGCAGCGCAAGGACTCCGTGGAGCAGTTCACCAAAGGCGGGCGAGCCGACCTGGCGGAGAAGGAGCAGGCCGAGATCGGCATCATCGAAGGCTACCTGCCGAAAGCCGCGGGCGAGGCGGAGATCACTGCGGCCGTGCGCGCGGTGATGGAGGAGATGGGCGCGGCGTCAGGATCACCGCCGGGGATGAAAGACATGGGCGCGGTGATGAAGAACGTCATGGGCAGGTTCCAGGCCGCGGGGACGCGCGTCGAGGGGAAGACGGTCAGCGAGATCGTGAAGCGGGAGCTGGGCGGGAAGTAA
- a CDS encoding ABC transporter ATP-binding protein → MIEVRNLTVEFPGAGAWHAAVRDLSLGIAAGETLGLVGESGSGKSVAALSLLRLLPPQARVRGRASLNGQDLFACSQEEIRQVRGARIAMIFQEPMTALNPVMRVGDQVAEAVLAHAQSSVVGRQPSAVRNEATQRAVEALRDVGIPEPEQRARDYPHQLSGGMRQRVMIAMAIVNRPQLLIADEPTTALDVTVQAQILDLLKELRHKFGLAMLFISHDLGVVSSIADRVAVLYAGCLVESASAPEIFTRPLHPYTRGLLNAVPTLRTDRSRPLASIEGTVPPVTAPPPGCPFEPRCPIRVSQCAAALPPLEEVAPGHLVRCPVALHR, encoded by the coding sequence ATGATCGAGGTCCGCAACCTCACGGTCGAATTTCCTGGTGCCGGCGCGTGGCACGCGGCGGTGCGCGACCTGAGCCTGGGGATCGCTGCCGGCGAAACCCTCGGCCTGGTGGGCGAGTCGGGTTCGGGCAAGTCGGTGGCGGCGCTTTCGCTGCTGCGCCTGCTGCCGCCGCAGGCCCGCGTGCGCGGCCGCGCCTCGCTCAACGGCCAGGACCTGTTCGCCTGCTCGCAGGAAGAGATACGCCAGGTGCGCGGCGCGCGCATCGCCATGATCTTCCAGGAGCCCATGACCGCGCTCAACCCCGTGATGCGCGTGGGCGACCAGGTGGCGGAAGCGGTGCTGGCGCATGCGCAGTCGTCAGTCGTCGGTCGTCAGCCGTCCGCCGTCAGAAACGAAGCAACGCAGCGCGCCGTCGAGGCGCTGCGCGACGTCGGCATCCCCGAGCCCGAGCAGCGCGCCCGCGACTATCCCCACCAGCTTTCCGGCGGGATGCGCCAGCGGGTGATGATTGCCATGGCCATCGTCAACCGCCCGCAACTGCTCATCGCCGACGAGCCCACCACCGCGCTCGATGTCACCGTCCAGGCGCAGATCCTGGATCTGCTGAAGGAGCTGCGGCACAAGTTCGGCCTGGCCATGCTGTTCATTTCGCATGACCTCGGGGTCGTCTCCAGCATCGCCGACCGCGTGGCGGTGCTCTATGCGGGCTGCCTGGTGGAATCGGCTTCAGCGCCCGAAATCTTCACGCGCCCCCTGCATCCCTACACCCGCGGGCTGCTGAACGCGGTGCCCACGCTGCGCACCGACCGCAGCCGTCCGCTGGCCTCCATCGAGGGCACGGTGCCGCCCGTCACCGCGCCGCCGCCGGGCTGTCCCTTCGAGCCCCGCTGCCCGATTCGCGTTTCCCAGTGCGCCGCCGCCCTGCCCCCGCTCGAGGAAGTGGCTCCCGGGCACCTTGTACGCTGCCCCGTAGCGCTCCACAGGTAA
- a CDS encoding metallophosphoesterase family protein — MRLLLIADIHSNLEGFEAAMAAAPAHDAIVNLGDVVGYGAAPNEVTDRCRALKCLTVRGNHDKACSGVTGVESFNPVAGLAALWTKQVLTPENLEWLKQLPQGPLKLDSLADAQFVHGSPLDEDEYVIVIRDAVEPLLRTQLPLTFFGHTHIQGAFSLEADVVETIRPSYRLGSEKESYQIPLRKTARYMINPGSVGQPRDGDPRAAFALFDTSDYSITFHRVPYNIAGAQKRIQTAKLPERLATRLADGR; from the coding sequence GTGCGCCTGCTCCTGATCGCCGACATCCATTCCAACCTCGAGGGCTTCGAGGCCGCCATGGCTGCGGCTCCGGCACACGACGCCATCGTCAACCTGGGGGACGTGGTGGGCTACGGCGCCGCTCCCAACGAAGTCACCGACCGTTGCCGCGCCCTGAAGTGCCTCACCGTCCGCGGCAACCACGACAAGGCCTGCTCCGGCGTCACCGGCGTCGAGAGCTTCAATCCCGTGGCCGGCCTGGCGGCGCTCTGGACCAAGCAGGTGCTCACGCCGGAGAACCTGGAGTGGCTCAAGCAGCTTCCCCAGGGCCCGCTGAAGTTGGACTCGCTTGCCGACGCCCAGTTCGTGCACGGCTCGCCGCTCGACGAAGATGAGTACGTCATCGTGATTCGGGATGCCGTCGAGCCCCTGCTGCGCACCCAGCTCCCGCTCACCTTCTTCGGCCACACCCACATCCAGGGCGCGTTTTCGCTCGAGGCCGACGTGGTCGAGACCATTCGTCCCAGCTACCGCCTGGGAAGCGAGAAGGAGAGCTACCAGATCCCGTTGCGCAAGACCGCCCGCTACATGATCAATCCCGGCTCGGTCGGCCAGCCGCGCGATGGCGACCCGCGCGCCGCCTTCGCCCTGTTCGACACCTCCGACTACAGCATCACCTTCCACCGTGTGCCGTATAACATCGCCGGGGCGCAGAAGCGCATTCAGACCGCCAAACTGCCCGAGCGTCTGGCCACCCGTTTGGCCGACGGGCGCTAA
- a CDS encoding phage Gp37/Gp68 family protein: MSLDSKIEWTDATWNPVRGCTKVSPGCKHCYAERFAERFRGVNGHPYEHGFDLRLVPEKLLEPLEWRQPKMVFVNSMSDLFHDGVPDDYIEAVCSVMVAARWHTFQVLTKRATRLRQLLSSRLSFAAAMPNIWWGVSVEDRRYGLPRVPELIAAPARVRFLSVEPLLEDLGRINLEGIHWVIVGGESGPGARLMRAEWALSIRDQCLQQDVPFFFKQWGGKQKSRSGRVLEGRTYDEFPEIRADGVSTVFERVLARTAAWKFTQSQPLVQLAS, from the coding sequence ATGTCGCTCGATTCCAAAATTGAATGGACAGATGCCACGTGGAACCCGGTTCGCGGCTGCACGAAGGTCAGCCCGGGCTGCAAGCACTGCTATGCCGAACGGTTTGCGGAGCGATTCCGTGGCGTAAACGGCCATCCCTATGAACACGGGTTCGACCTGAGGCTGGTGCCTGAGAAGCTCTTGGAGCCGTTGGAGTGGCGGCAGCCCAAAATGGTATTTGTCAATTCGATGAGCGATCTATTTCACGATGGCGTGCCGGACGATTACATCGAGGCCGTCTGCTCCGTCATGGTCGCCGCAAGATGGCATACCTTTCAGGTACTCACAAAGCGGGCCACGCGGTTGCGCCAGTTGTTGAGTTCGCGTCTGAGTTTCGCAGCCGCTATGCCGAACATCTGGTGGGGCGTAAGTGTGGAAGATCGGCGCTACGGCCTTCCGCGAGTCCCTGAGCTCATTGCCGCGCCGGCACGAGTGCGGTTTCTCTCCGTAGAGCCGCTGCTGGAAGACCTGGGCCGCATCAACCTCGAAGGCATCCATTGGGTGATTGTCGGAGGGGAGAGTGGGCCAGGCGCAAGACTAATGAGGGCCGAGTGGGCTCTCTCTATCAGAGACCAGTGCCTCCAACAGGATGTTCCGTTTTTCTTCAAACAGTGGGGTGGAAAACAGAAGTCCCGAAGCGGCCGGGTACTGGAGGGGCGCACCTATGACGAATTTCCTGAGATTAGAGCGGACGGCGTCTCCACCGTCTTTGAGCGCGTCTTGGCTCGCACGGCTGCATGGAAGTTCACACAGTCCCAACCGCTGGTGCAGCTTGCATCGTAA
- the tcmP gene encoding three-Cys-motif partner protein TcmP, translating into MLCPEVGPWAEDKYRLMAMYAKLFSTGMKNKWDERVYVDLYAGSGYSRIRDSNTILAASPILALLVEDPFDKYIFCEKRNDLLAALKVRVAKTAPAAKVSFVRGDCNQRVNEICKEIPVGSQRHKVLTLCFVDPFNIGIKFETLRRISSRRVDFLVLLAVYMDANLNYPLYTTAESRKIDEFLGSSGWRSAWPKAQQEGVEFPKFLARQFAERMETLRYLPQELYNMKMVRSAEKNLPLYYLALFSRHKLAYDFWKDVLSYGTDQPRLPGMS; encoded by the coding sequence CTGTTATGCCCGGAAGTTGGGCCTTGGGCGGAGGACAAGTACCGCCTGATGGCAATGTACGCCAAACTCTTTTCGACAGGGATGAAAAACAAATGGGATGAGAGAGTCTACGTCGATTTGTACGCAGGCTCTGGTTACAGCCGTATCCGTGACTCGAATACCATTCTCGCGGCATCGCCAATACTAGCTTTGTTAGTAGAGGATCCCTTCGACAAGTACATCTTTTGCGAGAAGAGAAACGATCTTCTTGCCGCTTTGAAGGTGAGGGTCGCCAAGACCGCACCCGCAGCTAAAGTGAGCTTTGTTCGCGGTGACTGCAACCAGCGCGTAAACGAGATTTGTAAGGAAATCCCGGTGGGTTCCCAACGCCACAAAGTCTTGACCCTGTGCTTTGTGGACCCCTTCAACATCGGAATCAAGTTCGAGACATTGAGGAGGATTTCATCGAGGCGTGTGGATTTTCTTGTGTTACTCGCGGTCTACATGGATGCGAACCTGAACTACCCGCTGTATACAACGGCCGAATCCCGCAAGATTGACGAATTCCTGGGATCTAGCGGCTGGCGTTCCGCCTGGCCTAAAGCGCAACAGGAAGGCGTCGAATTTCCCAAGTTCCTTGCTAGACAATTTGCCGAACGAATGGAAACACTCAGATACTTGCCGCAAGAGTTGTACAACATGAAGATGGTTCGGTCAGCCGAGAAGAATCTTCCCCTCTATTACCTCGCGCTCTTCTCGCGCCATAAACTAGCCTACGACTTTTGGAAAGACGTACTGTCATACGGCACAGACCAACCACGTTTGCCAGGGATGTCTTAG
- a CDS encoding prohibitin family protein, protein MKDFEFSRDRVADVGGSAARLVVGVVVGLFLLILLWSAVATVPTGHVGVLTLFGRVTGDVLPEGIHLVNPLKANHIMEVRTQQIKETASVPSSEGLVVGLDTSLIFHLTPGEAAKVYQSIGPDYIERVVEPTLRSSIRSVTAAHSANALYSSAREQVAEQIRTELERDLSKRGIVVEAVLLRDIQLPATLKQAIEAKQRAEQESLAMSFRLQKEKQEAERKRIEAEGIRDFQRTVAQGISEQLLVWKGIEATEKLAESGNSKVVVIGNPKNGLPIILGQ, encoded by the coding sequence ATGAAGGACTTTGAGTTCTCGCGCGATCGGGTGGCGGACGTAGGCGGCAGCGCCGCCCGCCTGGTAGTCGGCGTTGTTGTCGGACTGTTCCTCTTGATTTTGCTCTGGTCGGCGGTGGCCACCGTGCCTACCGGGCACGTGGGCGTGCTGACGCTGTTCGGCCGCGTGACCGGCGACGTACTGCCCGAAGGGATTCACCTGGTGAATCCTCTGAAGGCCAATCACATCATGGAAGTACGCACCCAGCAGATCAAGGAAACGGCCAGCGTGCCTTCCAGCGAGGGCCTCGTCGTCGGTTTGGACACTTCCCTGATCTTCCATCTCACTCCCGGCGAGGCCGCCAAGGTCTACCAGAGTATCGGGCCGGATTACATCGAGCGCGTGGTCGAGCCGACGCTGCGTTCCTCCATACGCTCCGTCACCGCCGCCCATTCCGCCAATGCGCTCTACAGCAGCGCCCGCGAGCAGGTGGCGGAACAGATCCGCACCGAACTGGAGCGGGACCTGTCCAAGCGCGGCATCGTGGTGGAGGCGGTGTTGCTGCGCGACATCCAGCTTCCCGCCACCCTCAAGCAAGCCATCGAGGCCAAGCAGCGCGCCGAGCAGGAATCGCTGGCCATGTCCTTCCGCCTGCAGAAAGAGAAGCAGGAGGCGGAGCGCAAGCGCATCGAAGCCGAAGGCATCCGCGACTTCCAGCGCACCGTGGCCCAGGGCATCAGCGAGCAACTGCTGGTGTGGAAGGGCATCGAGGCCACGGAAAAGCTCGCCGAAAGCGGCAACAGCAAGGTGGTGGTGATTGGGAATCCCAAGAACGGGCTGCCCATCATTCTCGGACAGTAG
- a CDS encoding amidase family protein, which produces MSGLLSDRRAFLSFLSTFGVTSTLFPGVLWAAAEGKKEVTKEMIANAAALAGIEIADEHKDLMVKGLNEQLANFEAIRKLQLANSVEPSLLFDPVLPGMKFATVKRPMRLSPATAGAVPKNLEEVAFWSARQLAALVRARRVSSMALTEMYLERLKRYDPLLKFVVTLTEDRAQAQAREADRDLARGRWRGPLHGLPWGAKDLLAVKGYPTTWGANGFEKQTFDEDAEVVKRLDAAGAVLVAKLTLGALALGDVWFGGMTRNPWKPEQGSSGSSAGSASATAAGCVAFAIGSETLGSISSPSTRCGTTGLRPTFGRVPRTGAMALVWSMDKLGPICRAVEDCAMVFDAIRGPDGRDRTVRDLPFNWDAALDPRTLRVGYFRSQFDRKPPKDREEKPEDKERREEAMRLDMAALEVFTRLGIKLLEVELPGLPYDAMLTMLESECAAAFDELTRSGRDKLLVGQKENDWPNIFRVARFIPAVEYVNASRARTLGQQAMAKVFEKVDVVVAPTTGPQLIATNLTGHPAVILPNGFRTDETPTSLTFLGNLYGEAAMLAVARAYQEATEWHLQRPKLDEALEKTRAETKS; this is translated from the coding sequence ATGTCTGGGCTTCTCTCTGACCGCCGCGCCTTTCTATCCTTCCTTTCCACCTTCGGTGTGACCTCGACGTTGTTTCCCGGCGTGCTGTGGGCCGCGGCCGAAGGCAAGAAGGAAGTCACCAAGGAAATGATCGCCAATGCCGCTGCGCTGGCCGGCATCGAGATCGCCGACGAGCACAAGGACCTGATGGTCAAGGGCCTGAACGAGCAGCTCGCGAACTTCGAGGCCATCCGCAAGCTGCAACTCGCCAACTCGGTAGAACCGTCGCTGCTGTTCGATCCGGTTCTGCCCGGAATGAAATTCGCGACCGTGAAGCGCCCCATGCGCCTGAGCCCGGCGACCGCCGGCGCTGTGCCCAAGAACCTGGAAGAGGTCGCGTTCTGGAGCGCGCGGCAGCTTGCGGCGCTGGTACGGGCGCGGCGGGTATCCTCGATGGCGCTCACAGAGATGTATCTCGAGCGGCTGAAGCGTTACGACCCGCTGCTCAAGTTCGTGGTCACGCTCACCGAAGACCGGGCCCAGGCGCAAGCCCGGGAAGCCGACCGCGACTTGGCCCGCGGCCGCTGGCGCGGCCCGCTGCACGGGTTGCCCTGGGGCGCCAAGGACCTGCTCGCCGTGAAAGGCTATCCCACCACCTGGGGCGCCAACGGGTTTGAGAAGCAGACCTTCGACGAGGACGCCGAAGTGGTAAAACGCCTGGATGCCGCGGGCGCCGTGCTGGTCGCTAAACTGACCCTGGGCGCGCTGGCCCTGGGCGACGTGTGGTTCGGCGGCATGACCCGCAATCCCTGGAAGCCCGAGCAGGGCTCGAGCGGCTCGTCGGCTGGATCGGCTTCGGCGACCGCCGCCGGGTGCGTGGCGTTTGCCATCGGCTCAGAGACGCTGGGCTCGATCTCTTCGCCCTCGACGCGCTGCGGCACCACCGGGCTGCGTCCCACGTTCGGACGCGTCCCGCGCACAGGAGCCATGGCGCTGGTGTGGAGCATGGACAAGCTGGGCCCCATTTGCCGCGCGGTGGAGGACTGCGCCATGGTCTTCGACGCCATCCGCGGGCCCGACGGTCGCGACCGCACCGTGCGCGACCTGCCCTTCAACTGGGATGCCGCGCTCGATCCCCGTACGCTGCGCGTGGGCTACTTCCGGTCACAGTTCGACCGCAAGCCGCCCAAGGACCGCGAAGAAAAACCGGAGGACAAGGAACGCCGCGAAGAAGCCATGCGTTTAGACATGGCGGCGCTCGAAGTTTTCACCAGGCTGGGCATCAAGCTCCTCGAAGTGGAACTGCCCGGACTGCCGTACGACGCCATGCTTACCATGCTCGAATCGGAATGCGCCGCGGCCTTCGACGAGCTGACGCGCAGCGGCCGTGACAAGCTCCTGGTGGGCCAGAAGGAGAACGACTGGCCAAACATCTTCCGCGTGGCCCGCTTCATCCCGGCGGTCGAATACGTGAACGCCAGCCGCGCGCGTACTCTGGGCCAGCAGGCCATGGCCAAGGTGTTCGAGAAGGTGGATGTAGTGGTGGCGCCCACGACTGGACCGCAGTTGATTGCGACGAATCTGACCGGCCATCCGGCGGTGATCCTGCCCAACGGCTTCCGCACGGACGAAACGCCCACCAGCTTGACGTTCCTGGGAAATCTCTACGGAGAAGCCGCAATGTTGGCCGTGGCCAGGGCGTATCAGGAAGCAACCGAGTGGCATCTACAGCGGCCTAAGCTGGATGAGGCGCTCGAGAAGACAAGAGCAGAAACGAAAAGCTAA
- a CDS encoding ribonuclease HI family protein, whose product MSRRPARKPGLLFEAERPSAAPPADHLVARVDGGARGNPGPAAYGVVIEDASGRKLAELSEYLGHQTNNHAEYRGLIAALDYARAHGHSALRVLADSELLVRQMRGQYKVKSPELRPLFERARGLAAQLDWFAIEHVPREQNRAADRLANDAMDKGSGKPKSQEVGGVVRDGVVVLENTLPEGTRVRVRALK is encoded by the coding sequence ATGTCTCGCCGCCCCGCGCGTAAGCCCGGATTGCTGTTTGAAGCTGAAAGGCCTTCCGCCGCGCCGCCGGCCGACCATCTCGTCGCCCGCGTGGATGGCGGTGCCCGTGGCAATCCCGGCCCCGCCGCCTATGGGGTGGTCATCGAGGACGCCTCCGGCAGGAAACTGGCCGAGCTGAGCGAGTACCTCGGCCACCAGACGAATAATCACGCCGAGTACCGCGGGCTGATCGCGGCTCTCGACTACGCCCGCGCGCACGGCCACAGCGCGCTGCGCGTGCTCGCCGATTCCGAATTGCTGGTCCGCCAGATGCGCGGCCAGTACAAGGTCAAGAGCCCTGAGCTGCGACCTCTCTTTGAGCGGGCGCGAGGATTGGCGGCGCAACTCGACTGGTTCGCCATCGAGCACGTGCCCCGCGAGCAGAACCGCGCCGCCGACCGCCTGGCCAATGACGCCATGGATAAAGGCTCCGGCAAACCGAAATCCCAGGAAGTCGGCGGCGTGGTGCGAGATGGCGTAGTGGTGCTGGAAAACACGCTGCCCGAGGGCACAAGAGTTCGAGTGCGAGCGCTGAAGTGA